A stretch of Saccharothrix texasensis DNA encodes these proteins:
- a CDS encoding YbfB/YjiJ family MFS transporter: protein MWQAVRLALGTASALGLARFAYGLLLPAMRDDLRWTLAEAGAMSAANGLGYLLGALVTAAVVRRSGVTAAFRRGMAGTAVALAATAISDDFAVLLVVRAAAGAAGAVVFIAGGVIASRIATRVGSGTPITVYFAGAGLGIAFGGVAIPLLGDGWRAAWVVLGVAAGVAALASWTAARADGEAPAATAGRARVRPLWRVASAYALFALGYITYITFLSAYLVERRAPTWQVVLTWAALGLAVVATPVLWSRPIAAWPGARAPATLLGVLGGGAALALVAPTPLVILGSAIVYGATFMGVPAAVTALIRDAVPAADLTATLAAFTTLFAAGQTAGPWLAGLVADRTSTDATLAWTAVLCALAAVIAVSPRRRRSARRAPRPRPAAPARPRRGS from the coding sequence ATGTGGCAAGCCGTTCGGCTCGCGCTCGGCACGGCGTCCGCGCTCGGGCTCGCCCGGTTCGCCTACGGGCTGCTCCTGCCCGCGATGCGCGACGACCTGCGCTGGACGTTGGCCGAAGCCGGCGCGATGAGCGCCGCCAACGGCCTCGGCTACCTGCTCGGCGCGCTGGTGACCGCGGCCGTCGTCCGCCGTTCGGGCGTCACGGCCGCGTTCCGCCGCGGCATGGCGGGCACGGCCGTCGCGTTGGCGGCCACCGCGATCAGCGACGACTTCGCCGTGCTGCTGGTGGTGCGCGCGGCGGCCGGCGCGGCGGGGGCGGTGGTGTTCATCGCCGGCGGTGTGATCGCCTCGCGCATCGCCACCCGGGTCGGGTCCGGCACGCCGATCACCGTGTACTTCGCGGGCGCGGGGCTGGGCATCGCGTTCGGCGGCGTGGCGATCCCGTTGCTGGGCGACGGTTGGCGGGCCGCCTGGGTGGTCCTGGGCGTCGCCGCCGGCGTGGCCGCGCTGGCCTCCTGGACCGCGGCCCGCGCGGACGGCGAGGCGCCCGCCGCGACGGCCGGTCGGGCGCGGGTGCGCCCGCTCTGGCGGGTCGCGTCGGCGTACGCGCTGTTCGCGCTCGGCTACATCACCTACATCACGTTCCTGTCGGCCTACCTGGTCGAGCGCCGGGCCCCGACCTGGCAGGTGGTGCTGACGTGGGCGGCGCTCGGGCTGGCCGTGGTGGCGACGCCGGTGCTGTGGAGCCGGCCGATCGCCGCCTGGCCGGGCGCCCGCGCGCCGGCCACGTTGCTGGGCGTGCTGGGAGGTGGGGCGGCGCTGGCCCTGGTGGCGCCCACGCCGCTGGTGATCCTCGGCTCCGCGATCGTCTACGGCGCGACGTTCATGGGCGTGCCGGCCGCCGTCACCGCGCTCATCCGGGACGCCGTGCCGGCCGCCGACCTGACCGCGACGCTGGCCGCGTTCACCACCCTGTTCGCGGCCGGCCAGACCGCCGGGCCGTGGCTGGCCGGCCTCGTGGCCGACCGCACCTCGACCGACGCGACCCTGGCCTGGACCGCGGTCCTGTGCGCCCTGGCGGCGGTGATCGCGGTCAGTCCACGGCGGCGGCGAAGCGCGCGGCGAGCGCCGCGACCGCGGCCCGCAGCTCCGGCCCGCCCTCGACGCGGAAGTTGA
- a CDS encoding TetR/AcrR family transcriptional regulator — protein sequence MPVAKGSTIDPGRTRAAILDAATPVLYERGLDGIGVAELCTRLGVSKETLYRHFGTKDGLVRAVLEARSERVTRSLAAAVAAAGPDPADQLTAVFDTFQQTYDEPRFRGCAMLNAAAQHHVEPVRAITARHLDRYLDTLVGIAERAGAADPGLLGRQLLMLVEGATVVATHHGPTGAGDHALRAALVLLAAAS from the coding sequence ATGCCGGTGGCCAAGGGCTCCACGATCGATCCGGGACGCACCCGGGCCGCGATCCTCGACGCGGCCACCCCCGTGCTCTACGAGCGCGGCCTCGACGGCATCGGCGTCGCCGAGCTGTGCACGCGCCTCGGGGTGTCCAAGGAGACGCTCTACCGGCACTTCGGCACCAAGGACGGCCTGGTGCGGGCCGTGCTCGAAGCCCGCAGCGAGCGGGTGACGCGGTCGCTGGCCGCCGCCGTCGCCGCCGCCGGACCCGATCCCGCCGACCAGCTCACCGCCGTGTTCGACACCTTCCAGCAGACCTACGACGAGCCCCGGTTCCGCGGCTGCGCCATGCTCAACGCCGCCGCGCAGCACCACGTCGAGCCGGTGCGCGCCATCACCGCACGCCACCTGGACCGGTACCTCGACACGCTCGTCGGCATCGCCGAACGCGCCGGGGCCGCCGATCCGGGGCTCCTCGGGCGGCAGCTCCTCATGCTGGTCGAAGGCGCCACCGTGGTCGCCACGCACCACGGCCCGACCGGGGCGGGCGACCACGCCCTGCGCGCCGCGCTCGTCCTGCTCGCTGCCGCGTCCTGA
- a CDS encoding FAD-binding oxidoreductase produces MRFGRRTFIQATGLVALGGWDSDWARLRRVLTGRLVLPGDDVYDTVRRPYNTVYAHRRPAAVALCADESDVARCLDFAARERIPVAARSGGHSYAGYSVPENGLVVDLSALRAVRVDHRGRAEVGAGTRMIDLYDELARTGRLLPAGSCPTVGIGGLTLGGGISVVGREYGLTIDHLRAARIVTPGDRPRRTDEHAEPDLFWALRGGGGGNFGVVTSFTFDTEPAPDVTVFLLDFPADAATDVLGAWQEWALGTPDGLWSACNVAAGAPPVAGVAGTWIGSARELGRHLDRFAAKVAPTGRAVRPMDYGAAMRFFAGCLPECRPDDGSPFVASSRMLHRPVDPARVVALLDGRRTGRVQFDTFGGAIARVRPDATAFPHRDAIASAQAYVDVVGVDEAEARRITAELRDGIGHGTGYVNYIDPDMPDWPTAYYGRNLPRLRRVARRYDPDRVLAFPQGLV; encoded by the coding sequence ATGCGATTCGGTCGGAGAACCTTCATCCAGGCAACCGGACTCGTCGCGCTCGGCGGGTGGGACAGCGATTGGGCCCGGCTGCGCCGCGTGCTCACCGGCAGGCTGGTCCTGCCCGGTGACGACGTCTACGACACCGTGCGCAGGCCGTACAACACCGTGTACGCGCACCGCAGGCCCGCGGCCGTCGCGCTGTGCGCCGACGAGTCCGACGTCGCGCGGTGCCTCGACTTCGCCGCCCGGGAACGGATCCCGGTCGCCGCGCGCAGCGGCGGGCACAGCTACGCCGGCTACTCGGTGCCCGAGAACGGTCTCGTCGTCGACCTGTCCGCGTTGCGCGCCGTCCGCGTCGACCACCGCGGGCGGGCCGAGGTCGGCGCGGGCACGCGGATGATCGACCTGTACGACGAGCTGGCGCGGACCGGTCGGTTGCTGCCCGCCGGGTCGTGCCCCACGGTCGGCATCGGCGGCCTCACGTTGGGCGGTGGGATCAGCGTCGTCGGGCGCGAGTACGGCCTGACGATCGACCACCTGCGCGCCGCGCGGATCGTCACGCCGGGCGACCGGCCGCGCCGGACCGACGAGCACGCCGAACCCGACCTGTTCTGGGCGCTGCGCGGCGGCGGTGGCGGCAACTTCGGCGTCGTCACGTCGTTCACCTTCGACACCGAGCCCGCGCCGGACGTGACGGTGTTCCTGCTGGACTTCCCGGCGGACGCGGCGACCGACGTGCTGGGCGCGTGGCAGGAGTGGGCGCTCGGCACCCCGGACGGCCTGTGGTCCGCGTGCAACGTCGCCGCCGGCGCCCCACCGGTCGCGGGCGTGGCCGGCACCTGGATCGGGTCCGCGCGGGAACTGGGCCGGCACCTCGACCGGTTCGCCGCGAAGGTCGCGCCGACCGGCCGCGCGGTCCGCCCGATGGACTACGGCGCCGCCATGCGGTTCTTCGCCGGCTGCCTGCCCGAGTGCCGGCCGGACGACGGCTCGCCGTTCGTGGCCTCCTCCAGGATGCTGCACCGGCCGGTCGACCCGGCGCGGGTCGTCGCGCTGCTGGACGGCCGCCGGACGGGACGGGTCCAGTTCGACACGTTCGGCGGCGCGATCGCGCGCGTGCGGCCGGACGCCACCGCGTTCCCGCACCGCGACGCCATCGCCAGCGCGCAGGCGTACGTCGACGTGGTCGGCGTCGACGAGGCCGAAGCCCGCCGGATCACGGCGGAGCTGCGCGACGGCATCGGCCACGGCACCGGCTACGTCAACTACATCGACCCCGACATGCCGGACTGGCCGACCGCCTACTACGGGCGGAATCTCCCACGCCTGCGCCGGGTCGCGCGCCGCTACGACCCGGACCGCGTCCTCGCGTTCCCGCAAGGGCTCGTCTGA
- a CDS encoding GH12 family glycosyl hydrolase domain-containing protein, translating into MRSTVRAFVLAGLMAASAVVAAAGPAQADTTICEQYGSTTIQGRYVVQNNRWGTSATQCINVTSTGFRITQQQGSAPTNGAPLSYPSVFLGCHYSNCSPGSNLPMQVSRIRSASSSINYSYVGGTYNASYDIWLDPTPKTNGVNQMEIMIWFNRQGSIQPIGSAVGNATVGGRTWQVWRGSNGANNVISYVAPSPITSWSFNVLDFVNDVRNRGAITTSWYLTSIQAGFEPWNGGTGLAVNSFSASVSG; encoded by the coding sequence ATGCGAAGCACTGTCCGCGCGTTCGTGCTGGCCGGGCTGATGGCCGCGTCCGCGGTCGTCGCCGCAGCCGGGCCGGCCCAAGCCGACACCACGATCTGCGAGCAGTACGGATCGACCACCATCCAGGGCCGCTACGTGGTCCAGAACAACCGCTGGGGCACGTCGGCTACCCAGTGCATCAACGTCACCTCGACCGGTTTCCGGATCACCCAGCAGCAGGGCTCGGCGCCGACCAACGGCGCGCCGCTGTCGTACCCGTCGGTGTTCCTCGGCTGCCACTACTCCAACTGCTCGCCGGGCAGCAACCTGCCCATGCAGGTCAGCCGGATCCGCAGCGCGTCGTCCTCGATCAACTACAGCTACGTGGGCGGCACGTACAACGCCTCCTACGACATCTGGCTCGACCCGACGCCTAAGACCAACGGGGTCAACCAGATGGAGATCATGATCTGGTTCAACCGCCAGGGCTCGATCCAGCCGATCGGCAGCGCGGTCGGCAACGCCACCGTCGGCGGTCGCACCTGGCAGGTCTGGCGCGGCAGCAACGGCGCCAACAACGTGATCTCCTACGTCGCGCCGTCGCCGATCACGTCGTGGTCGTTCAACGTGCTCGACTTCGTCAACGACGTCCGCAACCGCGGCGCGATCACCACGTCCTGGTACCTGACCAGCATCCAGGCGGGCTTCGAGCCGTGGAACGGTGGCACCGGCCTGGCGGTCAACAGCTTCTCGGCCTCGGTCAGCGGCTGA